Part of the Haloarchaeobius litoreus genome is shown below.
CCGGCCAGCGGGCGCGGAAGGGCACGGAGTTCTGAGCGCGAGCACCGCGGTCAGGACGCAGGTGGCGGCCCCGCGTGCGGGAGCGCACGGCCCGAAGTATTTTGTCTCAGATAGGTAAAGACGTGTGTATGTCACTGCTGCCGGTCGACACCGACGCCCTCGAAGATATCTGTCGGTCAGTCGCGATGGCGAACTACGGGTTTCTGTACGTGACGGACAAGCGGGGGGAGATCCAGAACCGATACGAGAGCGCAGACACCGGCACGCTCAACGCACGCAACCTGTCCACGTCGGACCTCAAGAAGGCACTCCGTGACCTGACGGAGGACGAGTTCTCCGACCTGGAGCAGATTCGCGACGGCGTCTACTACGTCGACACGTTCAGCGTGGGGAGCTCGGACGCGGTCACCAACGAGCTGACGAGCGTGTTCAGCCAGCGAATCGTCATCACGTCGGAGACGCTCCGATCGCGGTTCGACCTGGCTATCGACGACGTCGACTACTTCGCCAGCGAGCTGGAGTCCCGCGACCTCGTGGCCCGCATCACGGCGGGCGAGCGCGACTACTACACCATCGGGCCGCGGCTCAAAGAGCACGCGGGCAACGTCGGTCTGGACTCCCAGCTCGAGCGCAAGGCCGCACGGGGCAAGATCAGCCACAGCGACCTGGAGAAGGTCGTCGACGTGGCGGCGACGACCGACGTCATCCGCTACCTCGAACAGGAGGGGTTCATCGTCGACCTCGACGGCGAGTACCTCGTCAAGAGCGCGCTCGACGAGTTCGCACGCTACGTCGCCGGCGAGACGGAGGGCGAGGTCGAGGCCCAGTTCGAAGCCTCGCAGTATCTCGTCCCGACGGCGGAGTTCCCTGGCGTCGTCCGCTCGGAGATCGAGGCCCGATTCGACGTGCTCTCGCAGGCGCACGGTATGCAGGACGAGATCGTCGAGGCGACACAGGACGCGCTCGCCGACCGGCTGGACCTCGAAGTCGGGCGCGAGATGGTGGTGATGCGGGACGCCTTCGATTCCTACGTCGACGGGGAGGCGCGGCGGGTGCTGACCGACGTGAAGTCCGAACGGGACGTGCTGCCGGCGTCACCGACGGAGTTCGAGGAGGCGGCGACCGAACACGTCGAGGAGATGCAGGTGAGCAACGACCCGGCGGTCAACCGGTACGTCCGCGAGGCCGTCGAGGAGCGGTACGCCGAGGTCGTCTCGGAGCAGGAGTTCGGGGGCGTCGACGCGTAACCAGCAGACACGAGCCACACAATGCCACGAAAATACACGTTCGAGACCACGACCGTCGATGGCATCGACTACGTCATCGCGAACCCGGTGAACGAGACCGACGAGATGGTCCGCCTCGAGGCGGACTGGACGAACGGCGACGACGTCGAGGGGGAGTGGGAGCGCGCGGTGCGGGCCATCATCAAGGGCGACCTCCTCGGGGAGATGAACCTGGAGGAGGGCAACGGGCGAATCGACCGCCTGACCGCCATCGAGACGCTCGCGGCGGCGGAGGACGAGCAGGGCAAGGTCGTCTCAAGCGAGCGCCAGGCCGACGCCCTGCTGGAGTACTTCGAGGACCAGGACATCCTCCGGTTCGACGGCAACGACGTCGTGCTCCTCCAGGACCCGCGCGACGACGAGCTCTCGGGGCGGGCCGCGCTGAACTGGGCGGCCGGTATCGAGGCCTGCGTCGACAAGATCGACGAGACGATGGACCGCGTGGAGCGGGCGAAGGACAAGCTCGAGGACAAGATGGACGAGATCGACACCGGGTCGAACCGCATCGGCGAGCGCATCCAGGAGACCGCCCAGGAGCTGAAGGCGCTCGGCGACGGCCCGGGCGTGCCGGACGACCCGTCGCAGCTGGACGAAAGCGAGCGCAACCGCTACAACCAGCTCAAGCGCCAGTTCATCTACCACAAGCAGATGAAGGAGGTCGACCAGGAGAACCTGCTGGAGACCGTCGAGGCGGGCACCTCCGAGCTGGCCCACCAGATCTCCATGCTGAACTCCGCGAAGGAGGCGCTGGTGACGAAAGAGCAGGAGATCCGGGTCGTCGCCGTCCAGAAGCGGGAGTTCCCGAACGACGCGACGAACATCGTCGAGAACATGGGGACGCTGGCGACGAAGCTCGGGGGCGTCGGCGACATCGACGAGAAGATCGACCAGACCTCGGCGACGGACCTGGCGTCGATGGTCGAGGACACCGTCGGCGACGTACAGGACGTGGCCGAGACCGCGGAACAGACCGCCGACGAGGAGGTCGAGACGGACGCGGACGCAGTCGACTTCGAGGTGTAGGGGGTCGACTCGTGTCGGCCACATCGACCGTGTTCAGGGTGGAATCGTTCTTCGGTGCGCTCAGACGCGTCGACGAGCGCGTCGAGACACTGCTCGGGGTGCCGACCTACGACGACGCGGCGGTGTACCGGACCGCCGACGAGGCGACGAGCGCGCTGGCCGAGCTCGGGGACGCGTTCGTCGCGGCCGCACCGTTCCCCTCGCAGGTGGGTCGCGCGGACGACGGCCTCGGGGAGGCGCTGACGGACCTGCTGGAGGCGCAGTACGCGGCCCCGGCTGCGTGGGCCGACGGCGAGACGGGCGGTCCGGCCACCGTAACCGTGGACGCGCTCGTCGATGCCGGCCGACTGGAGCGCCGTGCCGGCGAGCTGGTCGTCCCGCTGCCCCGGGCCGGCGCGGCGGCACGGAACTGGGGGCCCGCGCTCGCGGTGATGCGGGCGGTGACCGCGGACCTGCTCGACCGGGCGGAGACGCTGGCGCGACGGAGCCGGGCGGTGGACGCCCCCGACGCCCGGGCCGCCTGCGAGAGCCTCTACCGGATGCTCGCGTCGCTGCGGGACGTGCTCGTCCGGGCGAGCTCTGGCGTGGCGTTCGTCGGGCGGCGGACCGACCGACGGAGCGACCGGCCACTCTCCTTCGCGGAGTGGGCGGGTGGCCGACTGAACGGAGGAGACAATGCTTAATCTGACGCCGATACTGCGACAGGACCAGCCGACCTCACACGTAAAGATAGGCGAATCGAAGCTCGGGAACTCGAGCGACGTGGTGGAGATACGCCACAAGAACCGGTCCGCCCACTTCCTCGTGAAGCCGGTCGAAGACGGGCCGCTCGCGGGCGAGACCATCGGGAACAAGGTGCGAATGCACCGGAACGTCGCCGAGCTCTTCGGCGGCATCGACTCCTCGCGGGACTTCCGGGTGGACCCGAACGCCTCGGTACACGACGTGGTCGAGTGCGACGCCGTGAAGATCCACGCCGGCGGCAACGACCCGGAGAAGCTGGAGTCGTTCCTGCGCTCGACGAACTACCTCCTGCATCCCTTCGAGGAGGTCGTCAAGCAGGGCGACGGGCTCGCGACGTTCACCGCGGCGAAGGTCGAGCCGAGCGGCTACACGACGGTTCGCGTGACCGACGACACCGACATCGAGTTCATCGGAGCGGGCGAGCTCCGTGAGCTGAAGGCGACGGAGTCGAGTCGGTCCCGGGGTGGCGGGTCGACCCACGGCGGCGGTCCAGGCGGCGGCCAGCAGGTCGCCGACGACGAGGCCGTCGAGGTGAACCTCGAACCGAAGAAGCCGACCGTCTCCTTCGAGGCGGACGTTGCCGGGCTGCCCGAGGTCAAGCAGACGGCGCGAATGTTACTCGCGCTGTTCGACGCCGACACCAGGAACGAGGTCGAGCGACGCTACGGGCAGGCCTTCGCCTCCCGGGGCAGTTCGATGATGCTGTACGGCCCGCCGGGCTGTGGGAAGACGCTCGTCTCGGAGGCCATCGCGCACGAGGCGATGTACAACACGAGCATCGAGGACAACTACGGCGAGGTGAAGTTCCTCGAGGTCCGGGGCTCGGACATCCTCTCGAAGTACTCGGGCGAGTCCGAAAAGCGCGTCTCGGCGGTGTTCGAGAAGGCCCACGGCATCGCACAGGAGGGCTTCTGCGTCCTGTTCTTCGACGAGGTGGAGACGCTGATTCCGGACCGCGGGGACGACTCGCTCCAGCGGCACGAGCGCTCGTTGACCAACGCGTTCCTGCAGGAGATGAACGACGTCGAGGACAACCTGCTCGTCATCGGCGCGACGAACATGCCCTTCACCATCGACCCGGCAGCCACCCGCCGGTTCCCCATCCAGCAGTTCATCCCGCAGCCCGACGAGACGGTGATGGCGGAGGTGTGGCGCAAGCAGCTCGACTCCCTCTCCACGGCGGACGAGATCGACTACGAGCGCCTCGGCGAGGCGTCGGTCGGCTACACGCCCGCCGAGGTCGCGGACCGTATCCTCGGCAGCGAGTTCCAGCGCGAGCTTGTCGAGAGCGTCATCGAGGGCGACCCCATCGTCCCGGACACCGACTACCTGCTGGCGAAGCTGGAGGCGTCGGAGCCGAAGACGGTCCGGCAGTACGTCGCGAGCGTCCGCGAGAAGACCGACGAACTGGAGGGCTACCCCGAGATGCAGCGCTACGTCGAGGCCCAGGCCGAGCGGCTGGGGATGCGTCTCGGGGGACAGCCGAGCGCGCTCGAATCCCTGCTCGGCGCGGGCGGTGGCGGTGCGGGCGGTGGCGGCGCTGGCGGTGGTGCCGGAACCCCCGACGACGGCGCTGCGGGCGACGACGCGGGAGGCGATGCCGTGTGAGCGGCTACGCCGAGGTCGCGGCGTTCGAGCTGCCGGCGGTCGCGGCCAGCGACGGCGGTGTCGACGACGTGGCGCTCGTCGCCGACGGCGACGTGACCTACGTCCGGGGTGCCGAGCGGTCGACGCTCAGGGTCGACGACGAGCCGGTCGACGTCGCGCTGGGTGACCTCGTCTACGTGCTGACCGCCGACGCGCTGCTCGCACTCGACCCCGAGAACGGCGGCTCGCGCGTCTGGTCGCTCGGCCTCGCCGACGAGGGCGTCGAGGGGGTCGCCGCGCTGCCGGCGGCCGACGTGGTCTGTGTACTCACCGAGCGACACCTCGTCGGTGTGGACGGTGAGCGCGGCTCGCGGCGCTGGACGGTCGACCGGCCCTACGCGGACGTGGGCGGTGACGTGTCGTTCGTCGCTGCCGACGGGCGGTTCCTGCTCGGGGCGTGGTCGTTCGTCACCGGCGTCGATGCCGACGGCGAGCAGGTGTTCGATGCGGACGTCGGCAGCGCGCTAACCGGCGTCGGCGGCGCTGGCGGCACCGTCGTCGTGGCGCTGAAGTCCGACCAACTCGTCGGCGTCGACCCCGAGTCGGGCGACGTGGAGTGGCGCACCGAGATACGGCCCACGCAGGTCACGCCACGGGGCGACGACACCCTGCTCGTGCGGACCGCGGACGGCCTGCTCTCGGTGCGACCGGATGGGACCTACGAACCGGTCGACGGCCTGCCGGCGGGGTCGGTCTACCCGGCCCGTAGCGGCGACCCCGTCTGCGTCTATCGCGAGGACACGCTCTCGGTCCACCGCCGGAGCGTCGACGTCGAGAAGGTGACGGCCGCCGTCACGGTCGACGCCATCGGGCCGGGAGAGCCGCTCGTCGTCGAGCTGACGAACGGGGCCACGACGGCGGGGAGCGCGACGGTGACCATCGCGGTCGACGGCGCGACGACGGCCCGCCGGAGCACGACGGTCGACCTGCCGGCGGGCGGCAGCACGACGGCCGCGTTCGAGGTGACGGCCGTCGACGACGTCGACGCGGCGGACGTCCGGGTCTCTGTCGACGGCGTGGAGCTGGCCACCGGGTCGGTCGCCATCGAGCGACCGGCCCCCCCTGCGGAGTCGGTCGACGCCGAGCTGACGGTCGACCGGGTGGAGGGTGCGACGGTCCACGCGACCCTGTTCGTCCACAACGAGGGCGAGGTGCTCCAGGAGCTCCGGGTCCGCGAGGACGACCTCCACGTCGGCGCGGTCGCGCCGGGGGAGACCAGTCGCGTCGAGGTGACCGAGCGGTACACCCCCGGTGAGCCGGTCGAGCGGACGGTCGTCGACGACACGGGGACGACGGTCGCGACGGCGACGACCACGGCGACCGATGGCGCGGTCACGGTCTCGGTCGACCCGACGGTCGGCGAGTCGTTCCTGTTCGTCGACGTGACGGTCGAGAACCCGACCGAGACGGCGGTCGCGGACACGCTCGTCCTCGTGGGCGTCGGGGAGGCTGGCCCGGTCGAACGCACCGTCGACGCCGCACCCGGCGGGACGTGGACGCTCTCGGTCGCGCTCCCGGGGTACGTCGCCGGCCCGCTCGATGGGAACGTGCTCCGCGCACGGCTCGACGGTGCGGGCATCGAGGACACGCACGAGCTCTCGCTCGGGGACCGCTTCGCGGGCAGGGCCGGCGCACCCCCGTCCGGTGGCCGGGGACAGTCCACGGGGCCGGGTGGCGGTGGGCAGCGTGGTGGGTCCGACCGACAGCACCCCGGCGGCGCACGAAGCGGTGGCGGACAGCCGGGGGCTGGGCGGCCGGCCGGCGGACGGGACGACGCCGCCGGAGACTCGGCGTCGGTGTCGCTCCGGCGTGCCGTCGCGGACGACGAGCCCGCGGCGACGGAGGCGTTCCTGGAGTACCTCGCCGTCGACACGGAGGGACCCGTCGACGACCTCACCCTCGCGGTCGATGGCGAGCAGTTCTCGCTCGGCTCGTTCGACCGGGGCGAGGAGCGTCGGTACCAGCGGGCACACGCATTCGCCCGCCGTGGCCACACCCAGCTCTCGCCCGTCGCCGCGACGGCGGGCGGTCGGCCCCTCGCCGAGACCGGCGCGATGGAGGTCGACGTGCGCGATGGTCCGCTCGTGGTTCGTGCGAGCGTCGACGCAAGCGGCCGGACGGTCCGCGTCCGCGGCACCGTCGAGAACCGGACCGACGAGTTCCACTCGGTCGAGGGTGTCGACGTCACCTGGGTCGGTGGCTGGGACATCGACCCACGCGGGGATGGACTCGCGCCCGGTGAGACGGTCCGCTGGTCGGGCAGCATCCCGCGGGAGGAGACGGACCTGACGGACGGCGACGAGGTGGTTCCCATCACCGTCGAGTACGACGGTGGCGGGCGGTTCCAGTCGCTCGCGCCGGTCGAACGGGACGCCGGGACCGGCGCGTCCGTCGCGAACCGGATCGACCCCGGTATCGGCCGCGAGACCCACGTCGCAGACACGTACAGCAAGGTCGTCTGCAACCTGCGGAACGTCTCCGAGGAGCCCATCCACGAGCTCGAGCTCGCCGCGACCGGCGACCGGCTGAACGACATGATCTACGTCGAGGAGACCGTCCAGACGCTCCAGCCCGGCGAGACGGTCGAGCACTTCGTCGACGTGAAACCGTCCGAGGGCGACCGCGAACTGGCCGTCGACGTGGTGGTCACCTGCGACGGTGAGACGGACCGCCTCGCACTCGACGGGCCGGTCGCCGCCACCCCCGAGGAGTGGGCGCGGTCGCACCTCGAGGAGTGGACGGCGACCTGGGACGGTGACGAGCCAGAGGCGGCGCTGTCGGTTCCCGCGCACCTGTCGACAGCGTTCGAACAGACCGACTGAGTGAGATCAGTCGACGCCGGCTTCCGCCACGAGTTCGCCCTCTATCTGCGTGACGAGGGTTGGGTCGTCGGTCCAGAAACCGTCGAAGGTGCCGTCGTACTCCCGCCCGACGAGCCCACACGCCTGCGTCTCCTCCGTCCCACCGTCGAACGTGACGACCCAGTACCGTTCGAGCATCTCGTCGCCGTAGCCGTGGAAGGTCACTCCGGGTATCTCGGGTGGTTCCCAGTCCGGCGCGCCGTAGACGTGGATGTCGAGGCCGGCCTCGCCGAGCGTCCAGTACCACTCGACCTGCTCGGCGAACGCCGAGAGGTGCTGGAAGCTGGCGTGGAGTTGGCCGTTCCCGACGCGGCGAGCCCGGTCCTCGATCTCCCTGCTGACCGCGAGGAGCTGCCGGCGGTTCATCGCGGTGAACACCGTCTCGTCGAGCACTTCGAACAGCACCCGGTAGCCGGGGGCGACCTGGCTGGGGTCGGCCGGCCGGACGACCGGCGGGGTCAGCAGCCACTCCAGTTCGTCGAGCGGGATGGCACCGACGAACTCGCCACCTTCCTCGACGACCACGAACGGTTCCGGGGCGTCGGGAGGGAGCTGCTGCCAGTCGACCGTCACCGAGTGCGCCTCGAACTGCCGTTCGATGTCCGCCTCGTCCCCACGGCCGTACACCGTGAACAGTTTATCGCTCCGCTTGACGCGCTCGAGAAGCGAGTCCAGCATCGTCACCCTCGCGGCGTGGGCTCTGCGGCGATGCTCTCGCGGACGAGTTTTCTGACCGTCGGGTCGAGCGTCCCGAGCTCGACGCTTTCAGTGTCGTCGTTGCGGACGACCAGCCCCGCGTCCTCGAGCAGCGGCAGGTGGATGTGCACGAGCTCGGTCAGCAGCCGGTCGCGGTCGTCCGGTGTCATCATCCTGCCGATGTCGGTGGCGCGCCAGCCAGTGAGAAGTGTCGCCAGCTCGTCGACAGTCGCCGGCCCTTCCGTCAGAAGCGAGTAGAGTACCCGCCGTCGTTCGGCCGCCGCGAGCCCCCGATAGAGCTGGTCGTCGGCGAGGCCGGCGGCCTTGGTCTCACCTCGTGCGTCGCTTTCTGTGGAGTCCGAGTGGTTCCGGGGCATCGTACGTAGAAGTCCATCACGATTAAAGATAAGCGTTTTCTCCGTCGACACCCCTCGACCGGGGGTACGGGGGTGCCGAGCTGTGGCTGGGGCAGCCGGGGTTACACCAGGAACTCGCCGTTGACGGCCTCGTTGGCGTCCGAGACGTACGCCAGCGTCCCCCGTGCCAGGTGGACCAGCAGCGCGACGAACGCGAACACGTAGCCGCCGGTGACGGCGAACATCGCGGTCCGGGCGGTCGAGAGCGCCGAGAGCTGCCGGTTCCGCTCCTCGCGGATGGAGTCGGCGGTCTCCTGCTCGCCGGCCGCCTCGAAGTGGGAGATGGACTCGTCGTACCGTTCGGCGATGTGGGCCCGTTGCGCGTCGAACGGGCCGAGGTTCGCCGGGTTCAGCAGCAGTGGCGTGCCCCCGACGGAGGTGAGCATCGACCCGCTGAGGTTCTCGCGAGCCGAACGCGCCGCCTGCAGGTTCGACTGTCCCTGGCTCACGTTCGTCGAGTACGCCTCGAACGCGGCGTCAGCGTCGGCCTGCAGCTGGCTCGCCCGCTCGTCCTCCCCCTCGAGGACGGCGATGCGCGCGAGACTGCGCTGTATCATCGCCTCCTCCAGCAGGGCGGTCTCCTCGCTCGCGAGCCGGTCCTCGTAGTACGTCCGCTGGGTCTCGATCTCGTCGTTCAACACCGTGTTGCCCTCCTCCAGCGCCCGCTGGCCCAGCTCCCGCAGCTCGGGGTCCTCCAGCTCGGAGACGTACAGCGCGACGGTGTTGTAGGTCGACGCCGCCCGGACGAGCTCCTCCTGGGCAGCCTCGTTGCCCTCCGACTCGCGGACCGCCTGCACGCGGTCGGTGGCGTTGAGGAACTCCACGAACGTCTGCGCAGCGGTGAACCCGCGCGAGATGTCCTGCCCGGAGTCGAGGTCACCGTCCTCGATCTTCTCCTCCAGCCGGGTCAGCAGCTCGTCCATCGACCCCGCCGATGCGCCGAGTTCGGGGTCGTCCTCGTACGCCTGGAGCCGGTCGTGGGTCGCTTCGCCCTCGATGATGCCGGGCTCGGCGGTCACGGTGATCGTCCGGGGCTCGACGTCGTCGCCGTTCACCCGATAGGTCCACTCGTAGGGGGTCAGCACCTCCGCGTCGGTGTCGAACTGGAGGCTGAAGACGGTCTGGCTCTCCGAGCCCGCGGCGAGCTGTTCGGGAACGTCGCGCTGGACCGTGAGCCAGCCCTCGTCCGGCCCGTCGAGGCGCTCCAGCTGGAGGTCCTCGATAGCGTTGTAGCCGAGCGCCTCGGAGACCGTGACGGTACGGGTGTCGGTCCGGGTGATCTCCAGCTGCCCGAACTCGACGTTCTCGGTGTCCACGCCGAGCTCGGTCTCGTGCTCGACGGTCAGTGGCACCTCGACCGTCTGGGTGCCGGCGGAGGCGTTACCGGACGTGAACCGGACGTTCAGCGTGTGTTCACCCGCCGGCACCTCGCTGTCGAGGGTCACGTCGAGGACGTACTCCCGGCTGTCCTGTCCGGGGACGGTGTCCGATGCGCGCGTCAGCTCGGCGCTGACGTACTGGTCGTCGAAGCTGGGCGAGTCGACGCTGACGTCCTCGATGGCGAGCGGGAGGTCCCCCGTGTTCTGGATGGTCGTCGTGACCTCACGCGTGAACTCCGACTCGCCGCGCGGTTCGTCGAACGTGTAGGACGCGCCGGAGCCGGTCGGTTCGCCGAACCTCGCGGGGTAGATGACCCGCGCGTCGAGACGGAACGACTCCGGCTCGGCGTCGGGGTCGTCCGTGCTGAGCCGCACCGTCCACGACTTCTCCGCGTGCTGGACCGCGTCGGCATCGATGGAGACAGTCGCCGAGCCGGTTCGGCTGTCGCCCGCACCGAGGCTCCCGGCCAGCCCGGAGACCGACGCGGAGGCGTTGCGGTTGACGCCGCTCGGGTCGCTGACCGACACGTCGACCGCGGCGTAGCCGGTCTGCTCGGCGATGGTCACGGGGACGGTTTCGCTGGTCCCCACGAGCACGTTACCCACGTCGACCACGGGCTCGACGGACTCGACCGAGGTCGCCTTCACGACCTCGATGTCGAACCTGACGGTGTCGACGTTGCCGAGGCTGTCCTCGAGGGTCAGCTCCACCGAGTGGGTCCCCTCGCGGACCGCCTCGTCGACGGTGACATCGACGGTGACGGTCTCCGTCTCACCGGCGTCGACGCGGTTCGGTGCGCTGGACGCCGATGCCGTGATGTCCGCCCCGGCGGACGCCGACGCCGACTGGAGGTCCATGTCACCCGAACCGATGTTCTCGAACTCGACGACGACGCTCGTCGTCTGCTCGTCCGTGCCCTCGAACCGGACCTCGGGCGTCGACTGCGCGGCGGCACCCCCGAACTCGGGTTCGACGTACCGGACGTCGGCTTCGAGGGTCCCGGTCATCCCGGCGCCACGCGAGATGTAGATGGAGCGCGTTCCGTCGAACCCGGAATCGCCCTGGGACGTGCCGGTCGCCTCGTACTCGACTTCGTAGGTCTCCCCCTGGGTCACGTCGAACTCGTTGTTCGTTCCGGCGTCGCCGCCACCGGACCAGCGGTCGAAGGTGAACGTCACCTCACCATCGGTCTGTTCCTGCGGTGCAGTTACGGTGTCGTTGGTGCTCGCAGTGAACTCGATGGAGGCGATGTCGGTGTCTGTCTCGCCCGGGAACGCTTGCTGCAGTTCGAGGTCGGCGGTCTGTGCCGCCGTCGTCGTCGCGCTCGTGGACTTCACATCCCGGGCAGCGTCGCCGTTGGTCGCCGGGGCGACGTGTCCAGCAGTCGCCGGCACCGCCACCGCCGCCCCGGCGAGCAGGAGGACGACCAGCCCGACCGCGAGTCCGGTAGTCCTACGCATCCTGACCACCCTGGAGGACCACGATCTCACCGACGTTCGCCGCGTCGACGGTCCGCCGCCAGACGACGAGCCGGTGGGTCACCAGCATCGCGACCAGGGCGACGACGACGCCGTAGCCGACCAGCAACACCATGCTGGCGAGCGCGAGCGTCGTCCGCGCCGACGAGATGTCGGTCCGGAGGCCCGCGAGCCGGCTCTCCCGGTCGGAGAGGGCGTTCTCGCCCGCCCGCCGTTCGGCGTCGCGGACGTCCGCCAGCGTGCCGCCGGACTCCAGATACAGCGAGAACGTCCCGAACAGCTCGCCGCTCGCGACCGCACTCACGCCGTCGCAGGACGAACAGCTGCCGAGGAAGCCGTCCGCGCGCTCCTCGGCGGCGTTCATCGCCGTCAGGTCGCGCTCGTACCCGCTGCGCAGCTCCTCGACGCGCAGGTTCACCTGCGAGAACTTCTGGGTCGCCCCCGCCTGGCGGAACGCGGTCGCGGCCTGCCCGAGCAGATGGATCTTCTCGGGGGTGCGCGTCACGTCGGAGGCTGACTGCAGCAGGGCGTCGCCCTGGTTCTCGTAGAACCGGCTGAGCGCGAGGTCCGCCAGCGGTGCGTAGGTGAGCCCCTGCTCCTCGAGCGCGCGGACGTGGCCGCCGGTCCGGTTCGCGGCCGCGAGGCTCTCCGCGACCGAGCCGTTCTGGGCCGCGGTGTAGCTCTCGTTGAACGACCGGAGCAGGGCCAGCACGGCCCCCATCTCTCGTTCGGTCGTGTCGTCGAACTCGACGACCTGGAGCTTCGAGACCGCGAGCGACCGGATGGTCTCGAACTCCGTGTACTGCTCGAACGCCGGCGTCCCCGACAGCTGGTTGAACGCCGCGAGGTACTCGTCTGCCGTCTCCGGCGGTACGTCGTTCCGTGCCTGTCCGACCGTCGTGTCGGGCTGTGTGTGCGTCGCGTCGACCGTGTCACCGGTCGTCGCCGGCGCGGCGGGCGTTCCACCTGCGCCCACGGCGACGGCCGGCGTCGCGGTCACGGACGCCAGTACCACCAGCCCGACGAGGAGTTTCAGTCCATCCATCTCTCAGAACACCGTCCGCTTCATGCGTTCCCTGAGCTCACGGCGGTCGAAGCCGTGTTCGACCGCATCGAGAAGCCC
Proteins encoded:
- a CDS encoding DICT sensory domain-containing protein; translation: MLDSLLERVKRSDKLFTVYGRGDEADIERQFEAHSVTVDWQQLPPDAPEPFVVVEEGGEFVGAIPLDELEWLLTPPVVRPADPSQVAPGYRVLFEVLDETVFTAMNRRQLLAVSREIEDRARRVGNGQLHASFQHLSAFAEQVEWYWTLGEAGLDIHVYGAPDWEPPEIPGVTFHGYGDEMLERYWVVTFDGGTEETQACGLVGREYDGTFDGFWTDDPTLVTQIEGELVAEAGVD
- a CDS encoding DUF7344 domain-containing protein is translated as MPRNHSDSTESDARGETKAAGLADDQLYRGLAAAERRRVLYSLLTEGPATVDELATLLTGWRATDIGRMMTPDDRDRLLTELVHIHLPLLEDAGLVVRNDDTESVELGTLDPTVRKLVRESIAAEPTPRG
- a CDS encoding ATP-binding protein, which gives rise to MEIRHKNRSAHFLVKPVEDGPLAGETIGNKVRMHRNVAELFGGIDSSRDFRVDPNASVHDVVECDAVKIHAGGNDPEKLESFLRSTNYLLHPFEEVVKQGDGLATFTAAKVEPSGYTTVRVTDDTDIEFIGAGELRELKATESSRSRGGGSTHGGGPGGGQQVADDEAVEVNLEPKKPTVSFEADVAGLPEVKQTARMLLALFDADTRNEVERRYGQAFASRGSSMMLYGPPGCGKTLVSEAIAHEAMYNTSIEDNYGEVKFLEVRGSDILSKYSGESEKRVSAVFEKAHGIAQEGFCVLFFDEVETLIPDRGDDSLQRHERSLTNAFLQEMNDVEDNLLVIGATNMPFTIDPAATRRFPIQQFIPQPDETVMAEVWRKQLDSLSTADEIDYERLGEASVGYTPAEVADRILGSEFQRELVESVIEGDPIVPDTDYLLAKLEASEPKTVRQYVASVREKTDELEGYPEMQRYVEAQAERLGMRLGGQPSALESLLGAGGGGAGGGGAGGGAGTPDDGAAGDDAGGDAV
- a CDS encoding outer membrane protein assembly factor BamB family protein, producing the protein MSGYAEVAAFELPAVAASDGGVDDVALVADGDVTYVRGAERSTLRVDDEPVDVALGDLVYVLTADALLALDPENGGSRVWSLGLADEGVEGVAALPAADVVCVLTERHLVGVDGERGSRRWTVDRPYADVGGDVSFVAADGRFLLGAWSFVTGVDADGEQVFDADVGSALTGVGGAGGTVVVALKSDQLVGVDPESGDVEWRTEIRPTQVTPRGDDTLLVRTADGLLSVRPDGTYEPVDGLPAGSVYPARSGDPVCVYREDTLSVHRRSVDVEKVTAAVTVDAIGPGEPLVVELTNGATTAGSATVTIAVDGATTARRSTTVDLPAGGSTTAAFEVTAVDDVDAADVRVSVDGVELATGSVAIERPAPPAESVDAELTVDRVEGATVHATLFVHNEGEVLQELRVREDDLHVGAVAPGETSRVEVTERYTPGEPVERTVVDDTGTTVATATTTATDGAVTVSVDPTVGESFLFVDVTVENPTETAVADTLVLVGVGEAGPVERTVDAAPGGTWTLSVALPGYVAGPLDGNVLRARLDGAGIEDTHELSLGDRFAGRAGAPPSGGRGQSTGPGGGGQRGGSDRQHPGGARSGGGQPGAGRPAGGRDDAAGDSASVSLRRAVADDEPAATEAFLEYLAVDTEGPVDDLTLAVDGEQFSLGSFDRGEERRYQRAHAFARRGHTQLSPVAATAGGRPLAETGAMEVDVRDGPLVVRASVDASGRTVRVRGTVENRTDEFHSVEGVDVTWVGGWDIDPRGDGLAPGETVRWSGSIPREETDLTDGDEVVPITVEYDGGGRFQSLAPVERDAGTGASVANRIDPGIGRETHVADTYSKVVCNLRNVSEEPIHELELAATGDRLNDMIYVEETVQTLQPGETVEHFVDVKPSEGDRELAVDVVVTCDGETDRLALDGPVAATPEEWARSHLEEWTATWDGDEPEAALSVPAHLSTAFEQTD